The following are encoded together in the Planococcus antarcticus DSM 14505 genome:
- a CDS encoding gamma-glutamyl-gamma-aminobutyrate hydrolase family protein, whose product MKAIIGLTSSLELGREEYGIELADTEAILMAGGLPIMLPHLTDEADIDEIAEHIDGLFLAGGYDIDPTLFGEEPQPQLGVIIPARDAFELALAKKVLALKKPILGVCRGAQILNIAVGGDMYQDITTQVKGDLLQHQQRAPKFHGSHFLDVTEGSLLHRLTGQQRLKVNSRHHQANRHVPAPFIVSGVSSDGIVEAIESTQHQFALGVQWHPENMARAEDSASIGIFSGFIAACREEGEK is encoded by the coding sequence ATGAAAGCAATTATTGGTCTTACGTCGTCTCTGGAATTGGGGAGAGAAGAATATGGCATTGAACTTGCCGATACAGAAGCGATTTTGATGGCCGGTGGTCTCCCAATCATGCTTCCACATTTAACAGATGAAGCAGACATTGATGAAATTGCAGAGCATATTGATGGATTGTTTTTAGCAGGCGGCTACGATATCGATCCCACCTTATTCGGTGAAGAGCCGCAGCCACAGCTTGGCGTCATCATTCCGGCGCGTGATGCATTTGAGCTGGCTTTAGCGAAAAAAGTACTAGCTTTGAAAAAACCGATCTTGGGTGTTTGCCGAGGGGCACAGATTTTGAATATTGCGGTTGGAGGCGATATGTATCAGGATATCACCACGCAAGTAAAAGGGGATTTGCTGCAGCATCAGCAAAGAGCGCCAAAATTCCATGGATCCCATTTTCTGGACGTAACGGAAGGCTCATTGCTGCACCGATTGACCGGGCAACAGCGCCTGAAAGTGAACAGCCGCCATCATCAGGCCAATCGACACGTGCCGGCGCCTTTTATTGTCAGTGGAGTATCCAGTGATGGCATCGTGGAGGCCATTGAAAGCACACAGCACCAGTTCGCTCTGGGTGTGCAATGGCATCCTGAAAACATGGCAAGAGCTGAAGATTCAGCCTCGATTGGCATTTTTTCGGGTTTTATCGCAGCGTGTCGAGAAGAAGGAGAGAAGTAG
- the dacB gene encoding D-alanyl-D-alanine carboxypeptidase/D-alanyl-D-alanine endopeptidase yields the protein MARNKVFKVAAFLILAGVLAISPMQFTDHETTAGADDKYAPLVNEINQILQDERLDGALAGVSIRQANSGEKIYDHFGDARLVPASNMKLFTAAAAFETLGEDYRFTTEIHTDGTVKGRMLKGNLYLKGKGDPTLLQEDFEQFALELKSQGIQKIKGDLIGDDTWYDNVRLSEDITWQDEVYYYGAQVSALTASPNEDYDAGSVIVEVNPGDQAGAEPTVSLTPQTDYVTIVNRAKTVAADQPKTVSISREHGTNQIVIDGDIPFEGSRTREWIAVDEPSGYALDLFENALLAQGIEWAGKHKMKMGATPADSTLLLEHESMTLAEFSIPFMKLSNNGHGEVLTKEMGRIVQGEGSWEAGLEVMGNVAGALGVNTDTILLRDGSGMSHVNLIPVNEVSQLLFGVQNKSWFDSYSNALPVAGAEERFVGGTLRNRMKETAAQQNVRAKTGTLTAVSALSGYATTKAGKLLIFSIIINNDLALVTPIEDAIATAIAESGGE from the coding sequence ATGGCCAGAAATAAAGTTTTTAAAGTGGCGGCATTTCTAATATTGGCGGGGGTATTGGCAATTTCACCGATGCAGTTCACTGATCACGAAACAACTGCAGGTGCAGATGATAAATACGCACCTTTGGTCAATGAAATCAACCAAATCCTTCAGGATGAGCGGCTCGATGGGGCTTTGGCGGGCGTCAGCATTCGACAGGCAAATTCGGGAGAGAAAATTTACGACCATTTCGGAGATGCCCGATTGGTTCCGGCTTCGAACATGAAGCTATTCACCGCTGCAGCAGCTTTTGAAACTTTGGGTGAAGACTACCGGTTTACTACTGAAATACATACAGATGGAACAGTCAAAGGGAGAATGCTCAAAGGCAATCTTTACTTAAAAGGAAAAGGAGATCCGACCCTGCTGCAAGAAGATTTTGAACAGTTTGCGCTGGAACTCAAAAGTCAGGGAATTCAAAAAATCAAAGGAGATCTGATCGGCGACGATACCTGGTATGACAACGTCCGGCTATCGGAAGACATTACCTGGCAGGACGAAGTTTATTATTATGGTGCACAGGTATCTGCGTTGACCGCGTCGCCCAATGAAGATTATGATGCAGGCTCGGTTATTGTTGAAGTGAATCCAGGCGATCAAGCTGGTGCAGAGCCAACAGTCTCGCTGACACCGCAAACAGATTACGTAACAATCGTGAATCGAGCAAAAACAGTAGCGGCAGACCAGCCTAAAACGGTTTCCATTAGCCGTGAGCATGGAACCAACCAGATTGTCATTGACGGTGATATTCCTTTTGAAGGCTCACGTACCCGGGAATGGATCGCTGTTGATGAACCTTCAGGCTATGCACTCGATTTGTTCGAGAATGCGTTGTTGGCTCAGGGAATCGAATGGGCAGGAAAGCATAAGATGAAAATGGGAGCAACACCTGCAGACAGTACACTGCTGCTGGAGCATGAATCGATGACATTAGCAGAGTTTTCTATTCCTTTCATGAAGCTCAGTAATAACGGACACGGTGAAGTATTAACCAAGGAAATGGGGCGGATCGTCCAGGGAGAAGGCAGTTGGGAAGCGGGGCTAGAAGTGATGGGGAATGTCGCTGGGGCGCTTGGTGTCAATACGGACACCATCCTATTGCGTGACGGTTCAGGAATGTCACATGTCAATTTGATTCCGGTGAACGAAGTGTCTCAATTACTGTTTGGAGTGCAGAACAAATCCTGGTTTGACAGCTATTCGAACGCTCTTCCGGTAGCGGGGGCTGAAGAACGATTTGTAGGTGGCACTTTGCGAAATCGGATGAAAGAAACTGCAGCACAGCAAAATGTTAGAGCCAAAACCGGCACTTTGACAGCTGTGTCCGCTCTGTCCGGCTATGCCACAACCAAAGCTGGAAAGCTGTTGATTTTCTCCATCATTATTAACAACGATCTAGCTCTAGTCACACCAATTGAAGATGCGATTGCCACAGCAATCGCGGAATCAGGCGGGGAATAA
- the rbsD gene encoding D-ribose pyranase, with the protein MKKNGIINRDIAAALALFGHTDLLVVGDCGLPIPKGVLCIDLSYKIGEPAFLTILDAVLADFEAEAAFIAREITAGNPRVEKEIIKQTKVDYITHEELKDLSKQAELIIRTGEATPYANIVLRSGVIF; encoded by the coding sequence ATGAAAAAGAACGGAATCATCAACCGTGATATAGCTGCCGCATTGGCTCTTTTCGGGCACACAGATTTGCTGGTGGTTGGCGATTGCGGATTACCAATTCCAAAAGGAGTTCTATGCATCGATTTGTCTTATAAAATAGGCGAACCCGCATTCTTAACGATATTAGATGCTGTACTCGCTGATTTCGAGGCAGAAGCTGCATTCATTGCCCGGGAAATAACAGCCGGCAATCCCCGAGTGGAAAAGGAAATCATAAAACAAACGAAAGTCGATTATATTACACATGAAGAACTGAAGGATCTCAGTAAACAGGCGGAACTGATCATCCGCACAGGAGAAGCGACACCGTACGCCAATATTGTCCTTCGCTCTGGCGTTATTTTTTGA